From Phragmites australis chromosome 5, lpPhrAust1.1, whole genome shotgun sequence, a single genomic window includes:
- the LOC133920127 gene encoding rRNA 2'-O-methyltransferase fibrillarin 1-like has translation MRPPRGRGGGGRGFGGRGDGFGRGGGGRGFGGRGGRGDRGGRGGGGGRTPRGRGGRGGGGMRGGSKAVVVPHKHDGVFISKSKEDALCTKNMAPGESVYGEKRVSIQNEDGSKVEYRVWNPFRSKLAAAVLGGVDNIWIAPGTRVLYLGAASGTTVSHVSDIVGPTGLVYAVEFSHRSGRDLVNMAKKRTNVIPIIEDARHPARYRMLVGMVDVIFSDVAQPDQARILALNASYFLKNGGHFVISIKANCIDSTMPAEAVFAAEVDKLKADQFKPSEQVTLEPFERDHACVVGGYRMPKKQKSTS, from the exons ATGAGGCCACCTCGAG GACGTGGGGGTGGCGGCAGGGGATTCGGGGGTAGAGGCGATGGCTTcggccgcggcggtggcggtagGGGATTTGGGGGGAGAGGCGGGAGAGGGGACAGGGGTGGGAGAGGTGGAGGCGGTGGCAGGACGCCAAGGGGCCGCGGCGGTCGCGGCGGTGGTGGCATGAGGGGCGGGAGCAAGGCGGTCGTGGTGCCGCATAAGCACGACGGCGTCTTCATCTCCAAGTCCAAGGAGGACGCGCTCTGCACCAAGAACATGGCTCCCGGCGAGTCCGTTTACGGCGAGAAGCGCGTCTCCATCCAG AACGAGGATGGGTCAAAGGTTGAGTACAGGGTGTGGAACCCCTTCCGTTCCAAGCTGGCTGCTGCTGTGCTTGGCGGTGTTGACAACATCTGGATT GCTCCTGGTACTCGTGTGCTTTATCTTGGCGCTGCCTCAGGTACAACGGTGTCTCATGTGTCTGATATTGTTGGACCG ACTGGGTTGGTCTATGCTGTTGAGTTCTCTCACAGGAGTGGACGTGACCTTGTCAATATGGCAAAGAAGAGGACCAATGTGATTCCCATTATTGAGGATGCTAGGCACCCGGCAAGGTACCGGATGTTGGTTGGCATGGTTGATGTTATCTTCTCGGATGTTGCACAGCCAGACCAG GCTAGGATCTTAGCTCTTAATGCCTCGTACTTCCTGAAGAATGGTGGTCATTTTGTCATTTCAATCAAG GCGAATTGTATCGACTCCACCATGCCTGCAGAGGCCGTCTTTGCCGCTGAAGTAGATAAGCTGAAGGCCGATCAGTTCAAGCCGTCGGAGCAGGTGACCCTGGAGCCCTTCGAGCGTGACCACGCCTGTGTGGTTGGTGGTTACAGGATGCCCAAGAAGCAAAAGTCCACGTCCTAA
- the LOC133920128 gene encoding ATG8-interacting protein 1-like, giving the protein MEPDQSGTEQTSQRGNDWEVVQLTASTYASAPAPRRPEPSEEAEAKKFGTKGDDSAGALLMSGHFSVSQNEDESLLIGTDSKERQKELCSQDAVSNEGDDEKYQETGKDKLNDALHGIASFDKGKSLSLVDMEFDDGKALQGMSLVGEEPVRFSPPGSSAIDAERDLSWSSTESKNEKKTEESTLHKVNPIIGSPKAIASGEQNRPDGSGLPRDAWWKKQILSLYKNAKESNKFWPIVAAAAALMGMAYFGRRWQEGKLQLQPVKLQPSSIKEKIDHVVGPLNRIKDILVAGNHPSPGIHGHA; this is encoded by the exons ATGGAGCCTGACCAGAGTGGTACTGAGCAGACCTCTCAACGCGGGAATGATTGGGAAGTCGTGCAGCTGACTGCATCAACATACGCATCCGCACCTGCTCCAAGAAGACCTGAACCTTCTGAGGAGGCTGAAGCTAAGAAATTCGGCACAAAAGGGGATGATTCAGCTGGTGCACTGTTGATGTCTGGCCATTTCTCGGTGTCTCAGAATGAAGATGAGAGCCTCCTCATAGGCACAGATAGCAAAGAGCGACAGAAGGAGCTTTGCAGTCAAGATGCAGTTTCTAATGAGGGAGACGATGAAAAATACCAAGAAACCGGCAAGGATAAATTGAACGATGCCCTTCACGGAATTGCTTCCTTTGACAAAGGGAAAAGCCTTTCCTTGGTTGATATGGAGTTTGATGATGGCAAAGCATTGCAAGGCATGAGTTTGGTTGGGGAAGAGCCTGTTAGGTTCTCACCACCTGGTTCCAGCGCCATCGATGCTGAAAGGGATTTAAGCTGGTCATCTACTGAGAgtaaaaatgagaagaaaactGAGGAGTCAACTTTGCACAAAGTGAACCCCATCATTGGTTCACCAAAGGCCATTGCATCTGGTGAACAGAACAGACCAGATGGTTCTGGACTCCCACGTGATGCGTGGTGGAAGAAGCAAATTTTATCACTGTACAAGAATGCGAAGGAAAGTAATAAGTTCTGGCCTATCgttgcagctgctgctgctttgaTGGGCATGGCGTATTTTGGGCGGCGTTGGCAAGAGGGCAAGTTGCAGCTTCAGCCGGTCAAATTGCAACCTTCTAGCATCAAGGAG AAAATTGATCATGTGGTTGGACCATTAAACCGCATCAAGGACATTCTTGTTGCTGGCAATCACCCGAGTCCCGGTATCCATGGACATGCTTGA